Within the Drosophila miranda strain MSH22 chromosome Y unlocalized genomic scaffold, D.miranda_PacBio2.1 Contig_Y2_pilon, whole genome shotgun sequence genome, the region GCTTCTGTTCAGGGATGCCATATCTACGATTAATAAAACGTTATTAGTTTATAAAAGTTCTGCTTCAAAAATAGTTTTTTCATTTGACTTACCAAATCCCTTGACAAATTCTTTGAACTTCTTGCTATAGGTTTCGTGGGCTGTTCGTAGGCACTCAACATTGAGCCGCCAGAGAGGATGTCTGCATGTCAAAGTCTCGCCACAGCTCAGGCAACCGTCGAATGCAGCGCTCGTAAATAATCTTGGTGATGTCTGTTAACTGCTTAAAGGTACGTTTGCTGTAAGCTAGTTGCTTGGAATCAGGTTCAAGCCGAATGTTTTTCACTTTTTCGGCGGTAATCTGCACAACATAACGAACCAGGGACTCGTTGGACCGCAACTGAATGGTTTTCTCGGACGCGGCAAATGGAACGACGTCACTGAAAAGTAATTTTCAAAACATGTACATTGGAATCGGCGCAGTCGAAATGGCACTCACTCGAGGAGTAGATTAAGAAGCTTATCCAATATAGACAAGTCCCATATATTCTCAGGTTGTGTGCACATGCTCTTCATTTGGATACCATTTACAGTAAGATTGAAAATGGAAGTTGTGGTATCATTGCTGACAGTTTTCTTTGATTGTTTCTGTAGCTTCTTGGAGGAGCCAGCCAAAGTCTTAAGATCGTCTAATAACTTGCAATGCTGCTTAAATAGGGGCAGAACTTGACATATGGCATTGTTGTTTGGCTTGGAGCTGAGCAATAAGtgggaaacgattccttcaaTAAGATTGAGTTGTTGCAGAACTAGAGCGCATTTCAGGTGGGTGGCTGGAGGGGACTGggaaaatatgtatgtatgtattagtTGAATATATGAGTTATGAGACAACGCCGAAACTTACAACGTCGTCTATTGGCAATCTGTTGGCCACCATTCGTTGCACGCATAAGGCCAGGAGACGACTTATCTCACGTGTGTCATAGCCCGACGGAGCGTGCTCAAAGGTTACCAAGCAGTTAGCCACGAATTGAACCAACTTTCCCAGGTTATCTTTCAGCTGAATTTCCATATGTTGTTGATCGCTGGCAGTAACCAGCTGATCGTAGCGTATACGAAATACTGTGTCTAAATCGTCGCCAGCCTCCTCTGCAGAGGGAGTGTCAAAAAAGCTTCGAAAATGCCAATCAATTACTTGCAGCACGTGAGGTGTTTTGATATCAAAGTCCCGCATGGTTCCAAGATGCAGATAATCTGTTAGTCTATTAAAGGTTTTGGTCTTCTTAGACAATAGAATTATGTGCTTGTTGAAGTCCTCAATAACCATTATTACTTTGGGAATAAGGCGAGTCTCTCTCAGAACTTTTGCGCGCTGTGCTTGTACGTTGCGTGTCTTCAGATGCTGATTGTCCTCATCGAGAGTATTAGCTTCTATGTAAGTAATAAGTTCATAGACATTGGCCGGCAGTTGCTTTCCTACTTCCCGTAGTAGCAGTTCGAATCTGTAAGGAGTGAATATAATAGTCGTacaataataaatatttccataCTGGACTTACTTGGTGCTTCGCATGTTAGCGTTCCTGACGTCTGATGTGCAGCAGGACAAATAGTGCCTTGTCAGtagtgttgggtaaacattgCTCATTTTGGGGAACATGTTCACCTGTTCTTTTTTAGTAAGTGAGTCAACTCACTCATATTGCTCACTTGTTCACCTAGATTGCTCAGTTGCTtattgctcacttgctcacttagattgctcagttgctcacttgGTCGCTGTTCACGCACAGATCACTAAGCACCACAGATTTTGACACAAATAAAATACGTTACATTTCAGTTTTAATCAAACATTTAAAactaaaacgagggggaacgttgtgagttgctgcggacaccgcaactctacggttatacccgatactaagtcagtatggctctcctccggcagacgccgctaatattaaacgacacgacaaagagtgcgtgcgagagagacagaaaatcagtctgagcgtgacgtcgagcgctgcgtagccactgcaaattgatttgttcctattggctataaaaatgatctgatctgatccagattcagcaatctgatagatatggtcattatctatgattctgcgtttttagttttctcgaatgtgcaatattgtggatgcaacagattttcgtcctttgtgtgagcggaagggagtggggcgaaattttgagatacacgttttatagtaagatctaacaggagtgcggataccaaatttggttactctagccttaatagtctctgagatttttgaatatccccagattttcgtcctttgcggtggcggaagggggtgtggcgaaattttgagacaaactcgtctcggtccgatatattaggagtgtggataccaaatttggttgctctagcttttatagtctctgagatctaggcgctaatgttgtactctaagcaaagccggctatgctacgtgtgtgttagagagaaacagggcgagaaaaaattaaattgttttcttgattctggctataataattatacgatctggttcagattttgcactctagaagatatagtcatcttctacgattctgcgtttttagttttctcgtatcctcaatattgtggatgcaacagattttcgtcctttgtgggggcggaagggggtggggcgaaatttaagatatacgttttatagtgagatctaacaggagtgcggatactaattttggttactctagccttaatagtctctgagatttttgaatatccccagattttcgtcctttgcggtggcggaagggggtgtggcgaaattttgagacaaactcgtctcggtccgatatattaggagtgtggataccaaatttggttactctagccttaatagtctctgagattaaACCAACTTTCCCAGGTTATCTTTCAGCTGAATTTCCATATGTTGTTGATCGCTGGCAGTAACCAGCTGATCGTAGCGTATACGAAATACTGTGTCTAAATCGTCGCCAGCCTCCTCTGCAGAGGGAGTGTCAAAAAAGCTTCGAAAATGCCAATCAATTACTTGCAACACGTGAGGCTCAAGCTTTGCATTTAGCTCCACGGCCCGTTGCAGATCTGCGAGAGGTACATTCCAAAATAATCAAAAGATTATCGGCTGTATGCACTTCAGTTACTTACTTTCATAAAGCGTACATCGTATGTCAAACTGCTGCTGCAAACAATTTCGCAACATTCCTATAATCTCCAGAGTAAGCACGTCGAAATTGCGCTGCGGATTGCTTCGACTTCCTAGGCTATTTTGTGTCATCATTGAATACCCGGAAATGCTCTGCTGAGTACAGAAGCTGGTTgcactggaggtctgccgcAGTGCGTTACTGTTGTTAATCTGTTTAAGGATCATGCAAAATCCGTAAATGGCCATCCGACGTTTTTGCATGCCGCTAGATATTATTAGGTTACAAATGACAAAGGCTATAAAATATATAACGATTTTTGATTGATTGGGTCTGGTACCCACCTAGAACCCATTGCTTTGCACAGCACATCAATCAGGGCATCCCGAACTCGATTCGAAATCTTCAGCAGGGGCAAAAGAAAGTTCATCATGGCTTGTTCTCCAGGCAGCTTTAACAAAATGAATAATTTGTTAATagaagaaaaaatatatacatgtaTTTGAATGACTTGCCCATAGCATATGCTCCATAACTGTTTGGATGGTTTTAGTGCATTCTGAGACGGTGTACGTGTCAGCTACACTTAATAGTGTTAAACATTCTAGAAAAAATACATAGTTATTTAAGAATTATTATGGGGAATCCAATACCAACCCGAAAACTGGTTTTGATCTTGATGTACAATCATCCACTCAGAGAGGAGTCTAATGATGCCTTGCCCAAAGATGAAACGTTTGCGAATGAACTTTGTTAAAAAAGTAATTGCTAGAGTATGCATTTTGGGCGAATGCGATTTAAGCAGAAAAAAAACTAGGTGGACTAGTCCTGGTGTGATCACATCTTTTCCATCTTTGTTCTGATCTATGAGCACCGTTAAGACCTGCTGCAAGTCGACTTGTTTGCGCTGTAACGAATCACGATACCAAACGGAATAGTCTGCCAAAGTTATCTCTTtttcattattctttatgacATTTCGCAAGAATGGCAGCAAAATGGATCGAGAGATGCGCGCAGATTCTGGATCACGATTCACACTTGTCATCGAAATAATGGCGCTGAGCATGAATGGCGTGAGAATGACATCGGGCAAATGCGAGAAGTTCTGCAAATACAAACTAACATTAGAGTTCATTCAATTTAGGAGAGCCCATATTCACCCTCAACATTACAGCCAGATGTTTCTCAGTTGGCTTATACATAGTACAGTAGGTCAAATGATGAAGTATAGTCTCTTCGGCCTCCCGCAGCTCTTTGTCCGAAAATGGATCTGATGGTAAAAATGAACAAATTATAGAAAGAGACACACAGTAAATTATTGAAATAATTAGGCGAACCTATGCTGTCGAAGTCTGTAGAATTGCTGCTCATGTCTGAGAACAAGCGCTTATAGTAATTGCGTTGAAAATACTTCTCTAATGCCAGCAGCGGTACAATCAGTTGTGAGGCATTTTGGCACATGGAAAAGAGCTGGAAGCACAGAGCTGGTAGCTCCATTGGCGATAGCTCCTGCAGAGCCCCGGAGAATTTATTTAATACGGTCAAAATTTCTCCGTTGCTGAGATTTATGGCCCTAAACAAATGGAAATTTTAGTAGAATTTTTTAGCATTTTATGGGCGCAACTTACTTGAACATGTCAGCAATGGGGGTCAGGATTGAAGACGGCCATCGCATGGTACATATACTTTTCACTGTATTGTTTCTATACTCGGTTCCATCGGTTCCCACCCCATTTAGTATAAAACGTGGAGTTGCCGAAAGCAGAGCCAGTGAATCTGGCAACAAATCCTTCCAACCAACGCACTTGGCGTCTCCCTGTCGCATGCCATCCACACAGTGCTCAATAATCCAGGCCAGTTCATCAGCAGAGAAGGTGGGCAAGTCCTGGGCCAATCGTGTGATCAAATCGAAGGATTGTTTATAGTTCAGCTCTACACTACGCAGCCCATCCATAAAACATTGGACGAGCGCGAAACGTTTCTTCTTGGACTCCTCGCTCTCAGTGTCGCAGGCTAGCAGAAAGTAGTTCCAGAAATTGATACCTTCACTTCGGGATATCGTGGCATTCAGAGTGTCTGTTAACTGATGAAACAATATTAGTCGATGGGGAGCATGCCAGACGCGGTGCTGGTGAAATGCACGGAGGCAGCACAAACGTCTATGGTAAGGACGACTTGCTGATGCCTTGCACACACAATTTGAGACCTACCTGTTTTACTGAAGTATTTTTAATAAGCAACTCCAGTTCATCTCTCTGCCCTCTTTCGCCGTACTTTCGAACCTGCAGCTCTAGTGAATCCCGCCACATTTTTTCGCAATAAACAAATTTATAAATTGAAAAATGAAATCCGCGCCAGCTGGCTtgctcagaaatataccgaaatacacTTCACAGTTTCAAAACATACCAATAATATACCAAACTCCATCAAACTCCTCGTTTTCTATATTCGGTtcaatattactagctagctgGGACCCCCTTCCTTGGAAAAATAATTGtatccgattgatgaatctACTCTCAACAAGATTGGTTAATTCTAAGGACaccttttattttattattataaaattaaaatttgtacATTGCTGCATTGGACAAGAGGGTGACTCCAAAGCGCGTCTTGAAAAATACTGGAAAATACTATaaaaagcatacaaatttgcaaggtgtgtgagctagacatggtgtttaaaataaattata harbors:
- the LOC117192751 gene encoding LOW QUALITY PROTEIN: Fanconi anemia group I protein-like (The sequence of the model RefSeq protein was modified relative to this genomic sequence to represent the inferred CDS: inserted 2 bases in 1 codon; substituted 1 base at 1 genomic stop codon) → MWRDSLELQVRKYGERGQRDELELLIKNTSVKQLTDTLNATISRSEGINFWNYFLLACDTESEESKKKRFALVQCFMDGLRSVELNYKQSFDLITRLAQDLPTFSADELAWIIEHCVDGMRQGDAKCVGWKDLLPDSLALLSATPRFILNGVGTDGTEYRNNTVKSICTMRWPSSILTPIADMFKAINLSNGEILTVLNKFSGALQELSPMELPALCFQLFSMCQNASQLIVPLLALEKYFQRNYYKRLFSDMSSNSTDFDSIDPFSDKELREAEETILHHLTYCTMYKPTEKHLAVMLRNFSHLPDVILTPFMLSAIISMTSVNRDPESARISRSILLPFLRNVIKNNEKEITLADYSVWYRDSLQRKQVDLQQVLTVLIDQNKDGKDVITPGLVHLVFFLLKSHSPKMHTLAITFLTKFIRKRFIFGQGIIRLLSEWMIVHQDQNQFSECLTLLSVADTYTVSECTKTIQTVMEHMLWLPGEQAMMNFLLPLLKISNRVRDALIDVLCKAMGSSGMQKRRMAIYGFCMILKQINNSNALRQTSSATSFCTQQSISGYSMMTQNSLGSRSNPQRNFDVLTLEIIGMLRNCLQQQFDIRCTLYENLQRAVELNAKLEPHVLQVIDWHFRSFFDTPSAEEAGDDLDTVFRIRYDQLVTASDQQHMEIQLKDNLGKLVQFVANCLVTFEHAPSGYDTREISRLLALCVQRMVANRLPIDDVSPPATHLKCALVLQQLNLIEGIVSHLLLSSKPNNNAICQVLPLFKQHCKLLDDLKTLAGSSKKLQKQSKKTVSNDTTTSIFNLTVNGIQMKSMCTQPENIWDLSILDKLLNLLLDDVVPFAASEKTIQLRSNESLVRYVVQITAEKVKNIRLEPDSKQLAYSKRTFKQLTDITKIIYERCIRRLPELWRDFDMQTSSLAAQCXECLRTAHETYSKKFKEFVKGFDMASLNRSKAVTYVIQDVVDEFMKEYASDDSLNKDTFIAKLPVYLLESXEILFDHIDYGERAATGSYTWLLNFCRTHELVNPEMGLVHNLLFIQRQKTHSGPFFENIARQLGHVLGALSDDISIDLPDLGLKSISTITAESCLQHLYVAVQKQLLNVEYFVVKANNLSYKCQLVPESDQSYWRGNLDVMERSICTQIIHITRTLLALTNVCIPLGSSMDGLMKLLVQHYICLKNLTRHYLSCCTSDVSNANMRSTKFELLLREVGKQLPANVYELITYIESLIEANTLDEDNQHLKTRNVQAQRAKVLRETRLIPKVIMVIEDFNKHIILLSKKTKTFNRLIDYLHLGTMRDFDIKSTDLKAAIERSLTDTHEVAEDDCTTEDMEDIDHSNDPSNDEEEEAETEIIQAPNKRQRQRRAHISDTEESQPKRRRGRKAKEVQSAKPQSNDEQESNEEQRETVQTTQLRNRTKKRQTKKSTRLSNEEESAEERGPTEQRTKDMRKSQERDTGVKPRRLGLLRSGKKYINAISD